In Fusarium musae strain F31 chromosome 7, whole genome shotgun sequence, a single window of DNA contains:
- a CDS encoding hypothetical protein (EggNog:ENOG41~BUSCO:EOG09263UCR): MAFTLHSHSGEFCPGHAKDQLEDIVKHAISVGYKTIGFTEHMPRYDLRDLYPEELDNPQAALEALPPRHEAYLAEAQRLQREYASQIHILIGFEAEFIRPNCAAHVRKLAEHPIIDYFIGSVHYVHSTPIDYNKEMFATAREASSRKTEESLYEDYYDLQYDMLKELRPRVVGHFDLVRLMSEDPARDVRQWKGVWERILRNLALVREQDGWLEVNSAGLRKGLAEPYPGRIIAEEWIKLGGKFTFCDDSHGIAQVATNYARTVTYLESLGIKEVWCLKRTPNSGVDGTKRATVEEVSVPLSVFRENFP; encoded by the exons ATGGCGTTTACATTACATTCACATTCTGGCGAGTTCTGCCCTGGCCATGCCAAAGACCAACTCGAAGATATCGTCAAACATGCTATTTCTGTTGGCTACAAGACCATTGGATTCACAGAGCACATGCCTCGCTACGATCTACGTGATCTCTACCCCGAAGAG CTCGATAACCCTCAAGCTGCTCTAGAAGCTCTCCCTCCTCGTCATGAAGCATACCTTGCAGAAGCTCAGCGTCTTCAGCGCGAGTATGCCTCACAGATTCATATCCTCATTGGCTTCGAGGCTGAGTTTATCCGTCCAAACTGCGCAGCTCACGTTCGCAAACTCGCTGAGCATCCCATCATTGATTACTTCATCGGCTCAGTGCATTACGTTCACAGCACTCCCATTGACTACAACAAGGAGATGTTTGCCACAGCTCGTGAAGCAAGCAGTCGCAAGACTGAAGAGTCGCTCTATGAAGATTACTACGATCTTCAGTACGACATGCTCAAGGAGCTGCGACCGCGCGTCGTAGGACACTTTGATCTCGTGCGGTTGATGAGCGAGGATCCAGCCCGGGATGTTCGGCAGTGGAAGGGCGTTTGGGAACGCATCCTGCGAAATCTGGCTCTTGTGAGGGAACAGGATGGATGGCTTGAGGTTAACAGCGCGGGATTGAGAAAGGGACTTGCTGAACCTTATCCTGGTAGGATAATTGCCGAG GAATGGATTAAATTGGGAGGCAAGTTCACTTTTTGCGATGACAGTCATGGTATTGCACAGGTTGCCACCAACTATGCCCGAACAGTCACTTATCTCGAGAGTCTGGGCATCAAGGAGGTTTGGTGTCTCAAGAGAACACCTAACTCTGGCGTGGATGGGACGAAAAGAGCTACTGTAGAGGAAGTCAGTGTTCCTCTGAGCGTGTTCCGTGAGAATTTCCCATAA